A window of the Brumimicrobium sp. genome harbors these coding sequences:
- a CDS encoding translocation/assembly module TamB, whose translation MTKVLKIIGNSILILLEFLIVSIIAFAFFIRTSGFQTLLAHYATNYLTEYLGVKVSIGKVDVAFFDKVYFDNLFIEDQHKDTLAYIQELYVNFDLSKSADLQFDLDNVQINQAVFFLKKYRDEEVLNLQFIIDAFKSDKTTTTPDFLINATHFKLRNSTFSYINEHKERVLYGVDYNYIELKEINVEAFDVQIKKDSYAANFKEVSFIDQSGFRLTDLDGYAVFSEKGLNMGKAELKTNNSNIYLNSFKLRGEHITSFKYFIDSVYIEGDLDTSFVSLKDIAYFAPQLKGMDETVTIAASTSHPVKDMKMNNLYLKYGKGSLVKGDFSLPDFRILSEADIYQHLDYFLVYKEDLEKLRLPDSSPTTYIKWPETLEKLNKIEGYNFIATGSSTNIHLKFSTLVTNLGTVHFTNDFNFISDRDFKEIKIIPIANTNNQLQVENLDINTILGKNKYGNINGNIGINSATINKDGIQVKQISGILRNTKIYDYSYDYVILDRVDYRFISHKNSSQSILKGNVYVRDENLDLTFKGYANVGNKMEIIGDIDLECARLNEIFPTVKREAEINTTISVELKGNGLDDFVGKLSIDSMYYQEPGKVLETSDFTAFVIHQKEKDSIEIESKLINAKVYGKIDYKYIIDQLGSQIVKIFPALVIPDSRDLKKSIPSHFEYDLTIKKINPLLNVIYPKLQIADYTHIDGDFQEAKNKVNLNIHSDYIAFDSIRFNKIVANHEVSNGELLLLVNANSFEHRDSTFFKEIHLTGLAYNGMLDMQLMFDNTKNLPSNIEMMINMQDKSVISANLFPSFLTVGTHKWNIQDQTFMRYSEGCFYLGKLKMEHDNQYIYAYGNLSNDESDKLYVDIMDFQLDEFSEFMNPLTKYSGIANISGYLTSPTKGIKFYGDAIIRDLAVNSTNVGDLSFSANYLSKDEKINMIGDIFSIGEQTFQFEGDYYIDKERKDGNLDFDMIFNSTDISIANEFMDPDVMKDIQGKLNGMLHLTGTPNEPILTGKLMLKKGMANLSLLGSNFYFEGGIESYADGIFVNQMPMTDEEGNVGSITGSLFHKGFKDMFFELLFNMEEHPYKRMPNDRSKPLPVERFLVMNNTYDVDRAYYGKAYVTGITTISGYLDNLSINVNAKTQKGTRIVLPMYGPTTIEEDGFITFKKEGGNEEKEKKVDLTGVDLNMNIDVTDQAEVKIIFDDKTGDELTARGEGNIRMSVDKFNELAMEGVYTLAGGSYNFVMGPYRQTFNINSGGILQWTGNPYDAFIDVSAYYKTNANFSTVMPDVTDAKSSSNQEVFAYINLTGKLMEPSISFDIEAPKVTDAGSAVLARIKSDRDELNRQFFSLVVSKSFLPLSGTSGSSGATGSAFLDLASSQINAILNRMTDGYKMNVNLDNDDYSGQFSGELGISKSFLDDRLLISGSVGVGTKKSEDVTTGETASESQFLGDVEIEYLLNQKGTFRLNVFNKSNNNYSIQNEGRGQFTQGVGISYREDFYSLHDFKLFQFFANMFRKKENWVKIQEEEDDRIPIPDKYFKAGKDIKEDGIKPEDVIGE comes from the coding sequence ATGACAAAAGTACTCAAAATAATAGGCAATTCAATACTCATATTACTTGAGTTTTTAATTGTTTCTATTATTGCATTTGCTTTTTTTATACGTACTTCAGGATTTCAGACTTTATTAGCCCATTATGCAACAAATTATTTAACAGAATATCTAGGAGTTAAAGTATCAATAGGTAAAGTTGATGTTGCTTTTTTTGATAAAGTATATTTTGATAATTTATTTATTGAAGATCAGCACAAAGATACTTTGGCATATATTCAAGAATTATATGTGAATTTTGATTTATCAAAATCAGCAGACTTGCAATTTGATTTAGATAATGTTCAAATAAATCAAGCTGTATTTTTCCTAAAAAAATATCGCGATGAGGAAGTATTGAACCTCCAGTTTATTATAGACGCATTCAAATCAGATAAAACAACAACAACGCCTGATTTTTTAATTAACGCAACACATTTTAAGTTGAGAAATTCCACATTTTCATATATCAATGAACATAAGGAAAGAGTTTTATATGGTGTTGATTATAACTATATAGAACTAAAAGAGATTAATGTAGAAGCATTTGACGTACAAATTAAAAAAGATAGCTATGCAGCAAATTTTAAAGAAGTCTCTTTTATTGATCAAAGCGGTTTTAGATTAACAGATTTAGATGGATATGCTGTATTCAGTGAGAAAGGACTGAATATGGGAAAAGCTGAGCTAAAAACTAATAATTCAAATATCTATTTAAACTCTTTTAAATTACGTGGAGAGCATATTACTAGTTTTAAATATTTCATAGATTCCGTTTACATAGAAGGAGATTTGGATACTTCATTTGTTTCTTTGAAAGATATTGCATATTTCGCTCCTCAATTAAAGGGAATGGACGAAACTGTGACAATCGCGGCGTCAACTTCTCACCCTGTAAAGGATATGAAGATGAATAACCTCTATTTGAAATATGGAAAAGGATCTCTTGTCAAAGGAGATTTTTCACTACCCGATTTTAGAATTCTATCTGAGGCAGATATTTATCAACATTTAGATTATTTTTTAGTCTATAAGGAAGATTTAGAAAAGTTAAGATTGCCGGATTCTAGCCCTACCACCTATATAAAATGGCCTGAAACTTTAGAAAAATTAAATAAAATTGAAGGGTATAATTTTATAGCAACAGGTTCTTCTACCAATATTCACTTAAAATTTTCAACATTAGTTACAAATTTGGGTACTGTCCATTTTACGAATGATTTTAATTTTATATCTGATCGAGATTTTAAAGAAATTAAAATAATTCCTATAGCTAATACTAATAATCAACTTCAAGTTGAAAATCTCGATATCAATACAATATTAGGGAAAAATAAATATGGAAATATCAATGGGAATATTGGAATTAATTCGGCAACTATTAACAAAGATGGCATACAAGTAAAACAAATATCAGGTATTCTTAGAAATACTAAGATATATGATTATTCCTATGATTATGTTATTTTGGATAGAGTAGATTATCGTTTCATTTCACATAAGAATTCGTCTCAAAGTATCCTTAAAGGTAATGTTTATGTGCGAGATGAAAATCTTGATTTAACATTTAAGGGGTATGCGAATGTAGGTAATAAAATGGAAATCATAGGTGATATTGATTTGGAATGCGCCCGATTGAATGAGATTTTCCCAACTGTAAAACGTGAAGCAGAGATTAATACGACTATTTCAGTGGAGTTGAAAGGAAATGGATTGGATGATTTTGTTGGAAAATTATCTATTGATTCTATGTATTATCAAGAACCGGGAAAGGTGTTAGAAACTTCCGATTTCACAGCCTTTGTAATTCATCAAAAAGAAAAAGATAGTATAGAAATAGAATCTAAACTGATAAATGCTAAAGTTTATGGTAAGATTGATTATAAGTATATAATTGATCAATTAGGAAGTCAAATAGTAAAGATATTTCCAGCATTAGTAATTCCAGATAGTAGAGATTTAAAAAAATCTATTCCATCTCATTTTGAGTATGACTTAACTATTAAAAAAATTAATCCTTTACTAAATGTAATTTACCCTAAATTACAAATAGCAGATTATACGCATATAGATGGTGATTTTCAAGAAGCTAAAAATAAGGTTAATCTTAATATACACTCTGATTATATAGCGTTTGATTCAATTCGATTTAATAAAATCGTAGCCAACCATGAAGTCTCAAACGGAGAGCTATTATTACTTGTAAATGCTAATTCTTTTGAGCATAGAGATTCTACTTTCTTTAAAGAAATCCATTTAACCGGATTAGCATACAATGGTATGTTAGATATGCAATTAATGTTTGATAATACTAAAAATTTGCCATCGAATATTGAAATGATGATAAACATGCAGGATAAATCAGTTATTAGTGCCAATCTTTTCCCTTCATTTCTAACCGTGGGAACACATAAATGGAATATCCAAGACCAAACTTTTATGAGGTATTCTGAAGGATGTTTCTATTTAGGAAAATTAAAGATGGAACATGATAATCAATATATTTATGCGTATGGAAATTTATCGAATGACGAGAGTGATAAGTTATATGTTGACATAATGGACTTTCAATTAGATGAGTTTTCTGAATTTATGAACCCATTAACAAAATATTCTGGTATAGCTAATATTTCAGGATATCTTACTTCACCTACAAAAGGAATTAAATTCTATGGTGATGCTATAATACGAGATTTAGCTGTAAATAGTACCAATGTGGGTGACCTTTCGTTTAGCGCTAATTATCTCTCTAAAGATGAGAAAATAAATATGATTGGAGATATTTTTTCTATAGGTGAGCAAACATTTCAATTTGAGGGAGATTATTATATTGATAAAGAAAGGAAGGATGGAAATCTAGATTTTGATATGATTTTTAATTCTACAGATATTTCAATAGCTAATGAGTTTATGGATCCGGATGTCATGAAAGATATTCAGGGAAAGCTAAATGGTATGTTACATTTAACAGGGACACCAAATGAGCCTATTTTAACGGGTAAACTGATGCTTAAAAAAGGAATGGCTAATCTCTCTTTGTTAGGATCTAATTTTTATTTTGAAGGAGGAATTGAATCCTATGCAGATGGAATATTTGTGAATCAGATGCCAATGACAGACGAAGAAGGAAATGTAGGTTCAATTACAGGTTCTTTGTTCCATAAAGGATTTAAAGATATGTTTTTTGAATTACTATTTAACATGGAGGAGCATCCGTATAAACGTATGCCTAATGATAGATCTAAACCCTTGCCAGTTGAACGATTTTTAGTAATGAATAACACCTACGATGTTGATAGAGCATATTATGGCAAAGCGTATGTAACGGGAATAACGACAATTTCTGGTTATTTGGATAATCTTTCTATTAATGTGAATGCAAAAACACAGAAAGGAACGAGAATTGTCTTACCGATGTATGGACCAACAACTATAGAAGAAGATGGTTTCATTACCTTTAAGAAAGAAGGTGGAAATGAAGAGAAAGAGAAGAAGGTGGATCTTACAGGAGTGGATTTGAATATGAATATAGATGTGACAGATCAGGCGGAAGTCAAAATTATTTTTGATGATAAGACAGGAGATGAGTTGACGGCTCGTGGAGAAGGAAATATCCGTATGTCTGTGGATAAATTCAATGAGTTAGCGATGGAAGGAGTATATACACTTGCAGGAGGGTCGTATAATTTTGTAATGGGTCCATATCGTCAGACGTTTAACATTAATTCAGGAGGTATCTTACAATGGACAGGGAATCCTTATGATGCATTTATAGATGTGTCTGCATATTATAAAACAAATGCAAATTTTTCTACTGTTATGCCTGATGTTACTGATGCTAAATCATCTTCAAACCAAGAAGTATTTGCATATATAAATTTAACTGGAAAATTAATGGAACCTTCAATTTCCTTTGATATAGAAGCTCCTAAAGTGACAGATGCGGGGAGTGCCGTTCTGGCAAGAATAAAAAGTGATAGAGATGAACTGAATAGACAATTTTTCTCTTTGGTGGTTTCAAAATCTTTTCTCCCACTTAGTGGAACTTCAGGTTCAAGTGGAGCCACAGGAAGTGCATTCCTTGATTTAGCTTCATCTCAGATTAATGCTATTTTAAATAGAATGACGGATGGGTATAAAATGAATGTAAACTTGGATAATGACGATTATTCAGGACAGTTTTCTGGAGAATTAGGTATCTCAAAATCTTTCTTAGACGACCGTTTGTTGATTTCTGGATCAGTTGGAGTAGGGACGAAGAAAAGTGAAGATGTCACAACAGGCGAAACGGCAAGTGAAAGTCAATTCTTAGGAGATGTGGAAATTGAATATTTATTGAATCAAAAAGGAACTTTCCGATTGAATGTATTTAATAAATCAAATAACAACTATTCTATACAAAATGAAGGTAGAGGACAATTCACTCAAGGTGTTGGTATAAGTTATAGAGAAGATTTTTATAGTTTACATGATTTTAAGCTATTCCAATTTTTTGCGAATATGTTTAGAAAAAAAGAAAATTGGGTTAAAATACAAGAAGAAGAGGATGATAGAATCCCTATTCCTGACAAATATTTTAAAGCTGGAAAAGATATAAAAGAGGATGGAATTAAGCCAGAAGATGTAATAGGAGAGTAG
- a CDS encoding S1C family serine protease, producing MKNKFLTLALLCMGYSSLFAQTAVSVSDKIEYALSAVVTVAVEKAQPIGKVLMGFRGDITEEAYNKSLELSDALGSGSGFIIQKNGKKYIITNAHVVENAADESGSLYVYSYNRKKYEVKVLGGDSFYDIAVLEFKDTPGKEFNILEFATKLPQIASKVYAIGNPLGEYPYTVTDGIVSAINRFRDGVTGKYGFIQSTATVTWGNSGGPLVNEEGQVVGINSQIAFAPKNGTVFLMQQINFALESPLALRIVNDIIEKGKLARAYIGIELKQRYKVSKSEDGWYPSMQIDQLPVLSNVMKGSDAANKLTAFIGWSITKINDIEVRSVEEALGECEKIKPNTKMKISLTDGTSSKDVTIDAVDLKPTHLEQLGSYMLHKIPNVSVDESSQQLKVYSVSENGYNRQKNAFYLIGGGNSDADDVWRITTLADLGSLLRIYGPKGGVEYFLIQESNYEQEPQIYTQNFDENDKFYQPMLWY from the coding sequence ATGAAAAATAAATTCCTAACACTAGCCTTATTATGTATGGGCTATTCGTCATTATTTGCACAAACTGCAGTATCCGTTTCAGATAAAATTGAATACGCACTTAGTGCAGTAGTTACAGTTGCTGTTGAGAAAGCTCAACCCATAGGCAAAGTTCTAATGGGCTTCCGAGGAGATATTACTGAAGAAGCATATAATAAATCTCTTGAATTATCTGATGCATTAGGGTCAGGTTCAGGATTTATTATACAAAAAAATGGAAAAAAATACATTATTACAAATGCCCACGTTGTTGAAAACGCTGCAGATGAGTCTGGAAGTCTCTATGTATATTCTTATAATAGAAAAAAATATGAGGTGAAAGTTCTTGGTGGAGATTCATTCTACGATATAGCCGTTCTAGAATTCAAAGACACTCCGGGAAAAGAATTTAACATCCTCGAATTTGCAACTAAACTACCTCAAATCGCATCAAAAGTATATGCTATTGGTAATCCTCTTGGGGAATATCCTTATACAGTAACTGATGGGATTGTTAGTGCGATCAACAGATTTAGAGATGGTGTTACGGGTAAATATGGATTTATACAAAGTACCGCAACAGTTACATGGGGTAATAGTGGAGGCCCTTTAGTTAACGAAGAAGGACAGGTAGTTGGTATTAATTCTCAAATAGCATTTGCTCCCAAAAATGGAACTGTTTTCTTAATGCAACAAATTAATTTTGCTTTAGAATCTCCTTTAGCTCTACGTATAGTAAATGACATCATAGAAAAAGGGAAATTAGCACGTGCATATATAGGAATAGAGCTAAAACAACGTTATAAAGTAAGTAAAAGTGAAGATGGTTGGTATCCTTCCATGCAAATTGATCAACTACCTGTTTTATCTAACGTTATGAAAGGTTCAGATGCAGCAAATAAATTAACAGCATTTATAGGATGGAGTATTACTAAAATAAATGATATTGAGGTTAGATCTGTTGAAGAAGCATTAGGTGAATGTGAAAAAATAAAACCTAATACCAAAATGAAAATATCACTCACAGATGGTACTTCGTCTAAAGATGTTACAATTGATGCTGTAGATTTGAAACCTACTCACTTGGAACAATTAGGATCTTATATGTTACATAAGATTCCAAATGTTAGTGTTGATGAGTCATCTCAACAATTAAAAGTGTATAGTGTTAGTGAGAATGGATACAACAGACAAAAAAATGCATTCTACTTAATTGGAGGAGGAAATTCAGATGCTGATGATGTTTGGCGCATTACCACTTTAGCTGATTTAGGTAGTTTATTGAGAATATATGGACCTAAAGGAGGTGTTGAATATTTCTTAATACAAGAATCGAATTACGAGCAAGAACCTCAAATTTATACGCAAAACTTTGATGAAAATGATAAGTTTTATCAGCCAATGTTGTGGTATTAA
- a CDS encoding CHASE2 domain-containing protein, with the protein MKSKNQQSFKLLCRDAFIASLLIFGVLFLVKTLILSINYLNPITKSFEDFEFTDLYYSNLREKSLLVNKDIVLVNIGRESRQSIAKQIEILNKYQPKVIGLDALFTELKDSATDEFLTKMIHDATNIVLINEQFYNNDTKESTILSSLPLFTHGISQGFANFLSKKDQTIRLVAPSITLNGNEYESFSSEIVKKYSPHAYQVLKQRGRKAEIIHYQNENFIKIDVEDLNHNPYLEDIIRGKIVLMGFMGDYLGDQDLEDLHLTPLNKSYGGHAIPDKYGVEIHAHIISMILKENYINRIPSYVNFPLILLITFLHMLLFIYVMIRHEKWSSFITKLVRIISFSLLLLFSLILFYYFRIKVEPAFLLIVVIFSLEILSIYRSVILWLANKLNFRTYFN; encoded by the coding sequence ATGAAATCTAAAAATCAACAGTCTTTTAAATTATTATGTAGAGATGCTTTTATAGCATCTCTACTCATTTTTGGTGTTTTATTTTTAGTTAAAACACTTATTCTTAGTATTAATTACCTTAATCCAATTACCAAATCTTTCGAAGATTTTGAATTCACAGATTTATACTATTCTAATCTGAGAGAGAAATCATTATTAGTTAATAAAGACATTGTTCTCGTAAATATTGGGCGAGAAAGTAGGCAGTCGATTGCCAAACAAATTGAAATATTAAATAAGTATCAACCTAAAGTAATTGGTTTAGATGCATTATTTACTGAATTGAAAGATTCTGCTACGGATGAATTTCTTACGAAAATGATTCATGATGCTACCAATATAGTTCTTATAAATGAACAATTTTATAATAATGATACTAAGGAATCTACTATCCTTTCTTCGCTTCCTTTATTTACTCATGGGATATCTCAAGGGTTTGCAAATTTTTTATCTAAGAAAGATCAAACGATTCGATTGGTTGCGCCAAGTATCACTCTTAACGGGAATGAATATGAATCTTTTAGCTCCGAAATTGTAAAGAAATATTCTCCACATGCTTATCAAGTACTTAAACAAAGAGGAAGAAAGGCTGAAATTATACATTACCAAAATGAAAATTTCATCAAGATAGATGTTGAAGATTTAAATCACAATCCTTATCTAGAAGATATTATTAGAGGTAAAATTGTATTGATGGGTTTTATGGGAGATTATTTAGGAGATCAGGATTTGGAAGATTTACACCTAACTCCTCTGAATAAAAGTTATGGAGGTCATGCTATTCCCGATAAATATGGAGTCGAAATTCATGCACATATTATTAGTATGATACTAAAAGAGAATTATATAAATCGGATACCTTCCTACGTTAATTTTCCATTGATTTTATTAATTACCTTTCTTCACATGCTCCTTTTTATATATGTAATGATTCGACATGAAAAGTGGAGCTCATTTATAACTAAATTGGTGAGAATTATATCATTTAGTTTGTTACTCCTTTTTTCTTTAATATTATTTTACTATTTTAGGATTAAAGTTGAACCTGCTTTCTTGCTGATAGTAGTAATTTTTTCTTTAGAAATTTTATCAATATATCGTTCAGTTATACTTTGGCTTGCTAATAAACTTAATTTTAGAACCTATTTTAATTAG